The following are from one region of the Chloroflexi bacterium ADurb.Bin180 genome:
- the cspA_1 gene encoding Cold shock-like protein CspA: MPGPAFNLTFRGFVLQLLPKDEVSSGRDEKTALNCGDWAVLFLPPVLLRLKSTFEGVSFVSDRVTGTVKWFNNAKGYGFITREGEKDVFVHHTAIESQGFRTLEENQRVEFEVEQGPKGLQAVRVRAL, encoded by the coding sequence TTGCCGGGCCCCGCGTTCAATTTGACTTTTCGCGGGTTCGTATTACAATTGTTACCGAAGGACGAAGTGAGTTCTGGCCGTGACGAGAAGACTGCCCTGAACTGCGGAGACTGGGCAGTCCTTTTTTTACCCCCGGTCCTGCTTCGCCTCAAATCAACGTTCGAAGGAGTTAGTTTCGTGTCCGACAGGGTTACGGGAACCGTCAAGTGGTTCAACAACGCAAAGGGCTATGGCTTTATCACTCGTGAAGGTGAGAAGGACGTATTCGTCCATCACACCGCCATCGAGTCCCAGGGCTTTCGTACGCTCGAAGAAAACCAGCGTGTCGAGTTCGAGGTCGAGCAGGGCCCCAAGGGCCTGCAGGCCGTCCGCGTGCGGGCGCTCTAG
- the argF' gene encoding N-acetylornithine carbamoyltransferase, with amino-acid sequence MQTNLRGRDLISDLDFSREEVETALEVAFDLKRKRALGEPHAYLRDKVLAMLFFFSSTRTRGSFEAGMAQLGGHAAFIESATTQIAHGDTPKEIGQIYGRYFDGIAIRHCDWAVGNGYLNAVAQASRVPVFNMQCDIYHPFQCLADLMTIMEKKGRDLRHKKIVVSWAYAASYQKPLSVPQSLILQMPRFGMDVVLAHPPEFMLMPQIMQQAREQADKFGTQFEVISEPNGMDKAFRDADVIYAKSWGPLVHTTDAQESARIIERYKHWITDERKMALARPDAIFMHPLPADRNVEVTDDVLDGHQSAVYDEAENRLHAQKAVMALTM; translated from the coding sequence ATGCAAACCAATTTGCGCGGCCGTGACCTGATCAGTGATCTGGATTTCAGCAGAGAGGAAGTAGAGACGGCCCTCGAGGTGGCCTTTGATCTCAAACGCAAGCGGGCGTTGGGTGAGCCACACGCCTACTTGCGCGACAAGGTTCTGGCCATGCTCTTTTTCTTTAGCAGCACGCGCACGCGCGGTTCGTTTGAAGCGGGCATGGCGCAACTGGGCGGACACGCCGCGTTCATCGAAAGCGCGACTACGCAGATCGCGCACGGCGACACGCCCAAAGAAATCGGCCAGATCTATGGCCGCTATTTCGACGGCATTGCCATCCGCCACTGCGACTGGGCCGTGGGCAACGGGTATCTCAATGCGGTCGCGCAGGCATCGCGTGTGCCGGTATTCAACATGCAGTGCGACATCTATCACCCCTTCCAGTGCCTGGCCGACCTGATGACGATCATGGAGAAGAAGGGGCGTGACCTGCGGCACAAAAAGATCGTGGTCTCGTGGGCCTATGCCGCCTCCTATCAAAAGCCCCTGTCGGTGCCGCAGTCGCTCATCCTGCAGATGCCGCGCTTTGGCATGGATGTGGTGCTGGCACATCCGCCGGAATTCATGCTGATGCCTCAGATCATGCAGCAGGCCCGGGAGCAGGCTGACAAGTTCGGCACGCAATTCGAGGTCATCAGCGAGCCCAACGGCATGGACAAGGCCTTCCGGGATGCCGACGTCATCTATGCCAAGTCCTGGGGCCCTCTGGTACACACAACCGATGCCCAGGAGAGCGCCAGGATCATTGAGAGGTACAAGCACTGGATCACCGATGAGCGCAAGATGGCCCTGGCCAGGCCCGATGCCATCTTTATGCACCCTCTGCCAGCCGACCGCAACGTCGAAGTGACGGACGACGTGCTGGACGGCCACCAATCGGCGGTCTACGATGAGGCTGAAAACCGCCTGCACGCGCAAAAGGCGGTGATGGCACTGACCATGTAG
- the arcC2 gene encoding Carbamate kinase 2 yields MRLLVALGGNAIKQAHEKGSSAEQFHNCRITTELLANIVAQMKKEDRLIITHGNGPQAGNLMVQQDAGKAAVPAQSMDIVGAMTQGQIGYMLQQSLQNYMRRHGLKTPVIAVVNQVLVREDDPEFFGEVASKPVGNFMTEPEASQLKVEHPEYIVKKVKPTGDKVWRRTVASPDPIANCEDEAIRLMVDAGIIVIASGGGGIPVVRETDGSLRGVEAVIDKDLAGERLAEVVKADTLLILTDVEQVRLNYGQPAEKTLREVSLADAKKYLAEGHFLAGSMGPKVRACVRFLEWGGRRAIITSLDKAVEALDGKTGTQIQK; encoded by the coding sequence ATGAGGTTACTGGTCGCGTTGGGGGGCAATGCCATCAAGCAGGCCCACGAAAAGGGCAGCTCGGCGGAGCAGTTTCACAACTGCCGCATCACGACCGAGCTACTAGCGAACATCGTTGCCCAGATGAAGAAAGAGGACCGCCTGATCATCACCCATGGCAACGGCCCACAGGCGGGCAACCTGATGGTGCAGCAAGACGCAGGCAAGGCGGCGGTGCCAGCGCAGAGTATGGACATTGTCGGGGCGATGACACAGGGGCAGATCGGCTACATGCTCCAACAGTCGCTGCAGAACTATATGCGGAGGCACGGGCTCAAAACACCGGTCATCGCGGTAGTCAATCAGGTGCTGGTAAGAGAGGATGACCCCGAGTTCTTTGGCGAGGTGGCCAGCAAGCCGGTGGGCAACTTTATGACCGAGCCAGAGGCCAGTCAGCTCAAGGTGGAGCACCCCGAGTACATCGTCAAGAAGGTCAAGCCAACGGGGGACAAGGTCTGGCGGCGCACGGTGGCTTCGCCAGATCCCATCGCCAACTGCGAAGATGAGGCCATCCGCCTGATGGTGGACGCCGGGATCATCGTGATTGCCTCAGGCGGCGGAGGCATCCCCGTGGTGCGGGAGACGGATGGCTCGCTGCGCGGGGTAGAAGCGGTAATCGACAAGGACCTGGCCGGCGAAAGGCTGGCCGAGGTAGTCAAGGCGGACACGCTGCTCATCCTCACCGACGTGGAGCAGGTGCGGCTGAACTATGGCCAACCGGCAGAGAAGACGCTGCGCGAGGTGAGCCTGGCCGATGCCAAAAAGTACCTGGCCGAGGGGCATTTCCTGGCCGGAAGCATGGGCCCCAAGGTCAGGGCCTGCGTGCGCTTTCTGGAGTGGGGCGGGCGGAGGGCCATCATCACCTCCCTGGACAAGGCCGTCGAGGCGTTGGACGGCAAGACCGGAACCCAGATCCAGAAGTAA
- a CDS encoding RNA recognition motif: protein MTKKLYVGNLSYNTTEDHIREAFAAIGEVQSVALIMDRETGRSKGFAFVEMTDDAAAQQAISQLNEQPLDGRNIRVSEARPKAEGGSGPRRDNRRW from the coding sequence GTGACTAAGAAATTGTACGTCGGCAACCTGAGCTACAACACCACCGAGGATCATATCCGCGAGGCCTTCGCCGCCATCGGCGAGGTCCAGTCCGTAGCTCTGATCATGGACCGCGAGACCGGCCGCTCCAAGGGCTTTGCCTTTGTTGAGATGACCGACGACGCTGCCGCCCAGCAGGCCATCAGCCAGCTCAACGAGCAGCCGCTCGACGGCCGCAACATCCGCGTTTCCGAGGCCCGTCCGAAGGCCGAGGGCGGATCTGGCCCGCGCCGCGACAATCGCCGCTGGTAA
- the dapE_2 gene encoding putative succinyl-diaminopimelate desuccinylase, translating into MPAVTDIRQRVQAAQGDIVRFLRDICAIPSMNSEIGPVGERIQAEMRLLGYDEVRFDRMGNTIGRIGNGPRVIVYDSHIDTVGIGDASEWAWDPFVGKVEDGRLFARGACDEKGSTPGMVYGLAIARDLGLLDGYTAYYFGNMEEWCDGIAPNTFVQVDPGVRPAYVVIGEPTCMRVYRGHKGRIELQVTASGASAHAASHYLGDNAIYKMMPVIQGIRDLDQRLRSGLGSHPILGNGTVVVTDATVRTASLNAVPDLFTIYLDRRITLNEPHDEVIAQIRGLIPDYLQQEIVVKELFYDTPSYTGFVFPVAKYFPAWAMEDTHPLVQAGQQALQALWGQALPLGKWDFSTNGTYWMGKAQIPSIGFGPGDEVTAHTMNEHVLLDDVVRATEWYAWLPRVLADKLR; encoded by the coding sequence ATGCCAGCAGTCACTGACATCCGACAACGCGTGCAAGCCGCACAGGGGGACATCGTTCGTTTCCTGCGTGACATCTGCGCCATTCCTTCGATGAACTCGGAAATTGGGCCGGTGGGCGAACGAATTCAGGCCGAAATGCGCCTGCTGGGCTACGACGAGGTGCGTTTCGACCGGATGGGCAACACCATTGGGCGCATCGGGAACGGGCCCAGAGTCATTGTCTACGACTCGCACATCGACACGGTTGGCATCGGTGATGCTAGTGAATGGGCGTGGGATCCGTTCGTGGGCAAGGTTGAGGACGGTCGCTTGTTTGCCCGCGGGGCTTGTGACGAGAAAGGCAGTACCCCCGGAATGGTGTACGGCCTGGCCATCGCGCGCGATCTGGGCCTACTCGACGGCTATACAGCCTACTATTTCGGCAACATGGAAGAGTGGTGCGATGGCATTGCCCCCAACACCTTTGTGCAGGTTGACCCCGGGGTACGGCCCGCCTATGTCGTCATCGGCGAGCCCACCTGCATGCGGGTGTACCGCGGGCACAAGGGGCGCATCGAGCTGCAAGTCACGGCCAGCGGCGCGTCGGCCCACGCTGCGTCGCACTATCTGGGCGACAATGCCATCTACAAGATGATGCCGGTGATCCAGGGGATCCGGGACCTTGACCAGCGCCTGCGCTCGGGCCTGGGCAGCCACCCGATTCTGGGAAACGGCACGGTAGTCGTGACCGATGCCACGGTGCGCACGGCCTCGCTCAATGCCGTGCCGGATCTGTTCACGATATACCTTGACCGACGCATCACGCTGAACGAGCCCCACGACGAGGTCATTGCGCAGATCAGGGGGCTCATCCCCGACTACTTGCAGCAAGAGATCGTCGTGAAAGAGCTGTTCTATGACACGCCGTCGTACACCGGCTTTGTCTTTCCGGTAGCAAAGTACTTTCCGGCCTGGGCGATGGAAGATACCCATCCGCTGGTGCAGGCGGGGCAACAGGCGCTCCAGGCATTGTGGGGCCAGGCACTGCCACTGGGGAAATGGGATTTCTCCACCAACGGCACATACTGGATGGGCAAGGCGCAGATTCCGTCCATCGGGTTTGGGCCAGGCGACGAGGTCACGGCACACACGATGAATGAGCACGTTCTGCTCGACGATGTGGTACGCGCCACCGAGTGGTACGCCTGGCTGCCTCGAGTCCTGGCCGACAAGCTGCGGTAG
- a CDS encoding Oxidoreductase molybdopterin binding domain protein, giving the protein MIKFKNLVVLLVVAAIALAGCATPTPTPTPTPIPRPTATPVPPTPVPTKEPVVLTVAGKEYGLSQLHALPQKHLESDGKAYDGVPLLELLHNAGVPATGTLVLVAADGYQAEVSLAKMDAQSLLAIGAENVLQTVIPGQGKGAWVKNLVKIEYKPEVAAEPVLAVAGKGFTLDELKALPAVKADVDGTAYTGVGLLDLLASAGIGGAEAITLQAADGYKAEVKVAQLTKDCMLAFGKNDALDAVLPGVSKGAWVRAVVAVNEVGGGTAILKVCGQPFSLDQLKALPVVAYDFDGKAYKGVGLLDLLKAAKAEGSTTITLLASDGYSADVAVKDLDNQSILNWVGTDVLDAMIPSQVKGKWVKGTVEIRCK; this is encoded by the coding sequence GTGATCAAGTTCAAGAACCTGGTAGTATTGCTGGTGGTCGCAGCGATTGCGCTGGCTGGCTGTGCCACCCCGACGCCGACACCTACGCCGACGCCGATTCCCAGGCCGACCGCAACACCCGTTCCGCCCACTCCCGTGCCCACCAAGGAGCCGGTGGTCCTGACTGTGGCCGGGAAAGAGTACGGGCTGAGCCAGTTGCACGCCCTGCCACAGAAGCATCTCGAGAGCGACGGCAAGGCCTACGACGGAGTGCCGCTGCTGGAGCTGCTGCACAATGCCGGCGTTCCGGCTACGGGCACACTGGTGCTTGTTGCGGCGGATGGTTATCAGGCGGAGGTATCGCTGGCCAAGATGGATGCGCAGAGCCTGCTGGCTATCGGTGCCGAAAACGTTCTGCAGACGGTGATTCCGGGTCAGGGCAAGGGTGCCTGGGTCAAGAATCTGGTCAAGATCGAATACAAACCCGAGGTCGCCGCAGAGCCGGTGCTCGCGGTGGCCGGGAAGGGCTTTACTCTCGATGAGCTCAAGGCCCTGCCTGCGGTAAAGGCGGACGTCGACGGCACTGCCTACACCGGTGTGGGGCTGCTCGACCTGCTGGCTTCGGCCGGGATCGGCGGGGCTGAGGCGATCACGCTCCAGGCTGCTGACGGCTACAAGGCTGAAGTCAAGGTGGCGCAGCTCACCAAGGACTGCATGCTGGCCTTTGGCAAGAACGATGCGTTGGACGCTGTCTTGCCCGGCGTGAGCAAGGGTGCCTGGGTGCGCGCTGTGGTCGCGGTCAACGAAGTGGGCGGCGGCACGGCCATCCTGAAAGTCTGCGGCCAGCCGTTTAGCCTAGACCAGCTCAAAGCTCTCCCGGTAGTGGCCTACGACTTTGATGGAAAGGCTTACAAGGGGGTCGGCCTGCTCGACTTGCTCAAGGCAGCCAAGGCCGAGGGCTCGACCACAATCACCCTGCTGGCCAGCGATGGGTACTCGGCCGATGTCGCGGTGAAGGATCTCGATAATCAGAGCATCCTCAACTGGGTCGGTACCGATGTGCTCGATGCGATGATCCCCAGCCAGGTCAAAGGCAAGTGGGTGAAAGGGACTGTCGAGATCCGCTGCAAGTAG
- a CDS encoding Acyltransferase: MQLVVTTLQYLRGMEFQAAHNIPSQGAALMVVSHSSPVDLLFCLALLRHVGRSDGQYVVSADMLDKARFRRFTESALLDARPRLGPLATLIAMVGAPLVPRLLRQVDVIPIFREGDDSGSRQQVLDSLMEGRLVTIAPERGNDSNRDATGLRPLTHGVAAIARRFFELTRNALPIVPVALTEPGRPFWGKVRVRVGAPYASMSDVHYPALFGEIPAGIEQRREAYQRFTSDLAQRLRELIGGLSARQPA, translated from the coding sequence GTGCAGCTCGTAGTCACGACCCTGCAGTACCTGCGCGGGATGGAGTTCCAGGCCGCGCACAACATCCCGTCGCAGGGAGCGGCACTGATGGTGGTCAGCCATTCCAGTCCCGTTGACCTGTTGTTCTGCCTGGCTCTGCTGCGGCACGTCGGCCGGTCGGACGGTCAATACGTCGTGTCGGCGGACATGCTGGACAAGGCGCGCTTTCGCCGCTTTACCGAAAGCGCCCTGCTTGACGCCCGCCCGCGACTCGGTCCGCTGGCGACGCTCATAGCCATGGTGGGGGCACCGCTGGTGCCGCGCCTGTTGCGCCAGGTGGACGTCATCCCCATCTTCCGCGAAGGTGACGATTCAGGGTCGCGGCAGCAGGTGCTCGATAGCCTGATGGAGGGGAGGCTGGTGACGATTGCCCCGGAACGCGGAAATGACTCTAACCGGGACGCCACTGGCCTGCGGCCGCTGACGCACGGTGTGGCCGCCATCGCCAGACGGTTCTTTGAGCTCACCCGGAATGCTCTCCCCATTGTGCCGGTGGCGTTGACCGAGCCGGGCCGGCCTTTCTGGGGCAAGGTCAGGGTGCGCGTGGGAGCGCCCTACGCCAGCATGTCGGACGTGCACTACCCCGCTCTGTTCGGCGAGATACCGGCAGGCATCGAGCAGCGCCGCGAAGCATATCAGCGGTTCACCTCCGACCTAGCCCAGAGGCTGCGCGAACTGATCGGGGGGCTCTCGGCGCGGCAGCCTGCTTGA
- the yajR gene encoding Inner membrane transport protein YajR: MIDTGKQHRLLLAAYCVAVSCFWAAQHVYSAFLPVYAKDIGASLTLVGIVVAGYGFVQSVLRIPLGMISDRWRRRKPFVLAGFSIIVVSCLGLASSPAPEWLAVFRTLAGVAASFYSSVAVLFVSYFPRRDAVRAVSLVAFFQQFGLVIASVLGALVAGRYGYIGPFYAGAVLATIGLLLVLRAPEESTERGEPVRLQGLLKTITEPGLLLVSVIGAMLMYVNYVVNGFVPVYAEQLGANAAQIGWLVAGGQIAATVTALAAGWLVQARSERTIIIVALAGLTLSILASGRSSSLAMLALARCAYGLCYGPIYPLLTGLSIKTVAPGERASAMSVFQAVYALGMWGGPLVSGMLAERIGLSSMLMVTSVMSVMAGVATWAGVKERRVGT; this comes from the coding sequence GTGATCGACACAGGCAAACAACACCGGCTCTTGCTGGCGGCCTACTGTGTTGCCGTCTCGTGCTTCTGGGCGGCGCAGCATGTCTACTCGGCCTTTCTGCCGGTGTATGCGAAAGATATCGGCGCGTCGCTGACCCTGGTGGGCATTGTCGTCGCCGGGTACGGGTTTGTGCAGTCCGTGCTGCGTATTCCACTGGGGATGATCTCGGACCGCTGGAGACGACGCAAGCCCTTTGTGCTGGCCGGGTTCTCGATCATCGTAGTGAGCTGCCTGGGCCTGGCCTCGTCGCCGGCGCCGGAATGGCTGGCCGTGTTCCGCACGCTGGCCGGCGTGGCCGCTTCGTTCTACTCGTCTGTTGCGGTGCTTTTCGTCAGCTACTTTCCCCGGCGCGATGCGGTGCGCGCCGTGTCGCTGGTGGCGTTCTTTCAGCAGTTCGGTCTGGTGATCGCCTCGGTGCTGGGGGCACTGGTTGCGGGGCGCTACGGTTACATCGGGCCGTTCTATGCCGGTGCTGTGCTGGCCACAATCGGCCTGCTGCTGGTGCTGCGAGCTCCGGAAGAGTCGACAGAGCGCGGGGAGCCGGTGCGCCTGCAGGGGCTGCTCAAGACGATCACCGAGCCCGGGCTGCTGCTGGTGTCGGTGATCGGCGCGATGCTGATGTACGTGAACTATGTGGTGAATGGATTTGTGCCCGTCTACGCCGAACAGCTCGGGGCCAACGCCGCGCAGATTGGCTGGCTGGTAGCGGGAGGCCAGATCGCGGCCACGGTAACCGCCCTGGCGGCGGGTTGGCTGGTGCAGGCCAGGTCGGAGCGAACGATCATCATCGTTGCCCTCGCCGGGCTGACGTTGAGCATTCTCGCCTCAGGCCGAAGCAGCAGCCTGGCCATGCTGGCCCTGGCCCGCTGCGCCTACGGCCTCTGCTACGGACCAATCTACCCGCTGCTGACGGGGCTGTCCATCAAGACCGTGGCCCCGGGCGAGAGGGCCTCGGCGATGAGCGTGTTCCAGGCGGTGTACGCGCTGGGAATGTGGGGCGGGCCACTGGTGAGCGGGATGCTGGCCGAGCGCATCGGGCTGAGCAGCATGCTGATGGTCACTTCGGTGATGAGCGTAATGGCCGGCGTCGCCACCTGGGCGGGGGTCAAGGAGCGCCGCGTTGGCACCTAG